A section of the Mangifera indica cultivar Alphonso chromosome 12, CATAS_Mindica_2.1, whole genome shotgun sequence genome encodes:
- the LOC123192677 gene encoding uncharacterized protein LOC123192677 isoform X2 — protein sequence MGRASIPPDSDDGNAATNNTVTGLLSFHSIRDRLRFKRNPNHCQSKSQVKTAFHHYAPRNRQSNGTAAVNNRSNRKGLFSLFPFRGTYLLYFMMFLAVFGFAMASMVLQSSIASVFGSEVRRPVREAVKFGTRLRFVPRPGLHGVGLDRLRAQRRNGVRPPRIGLILGNMTKDPQSLMLITVVKNLQRLGYVFKIYAVENGTSHSMWEQIGGQISILDPEQSGHIDWSIFEGIIADSLEAKEAISSLMQEPFHSIPLIWVIQEDALANRLPVYVEKGSKHLLSDWKSTFSRASVVVFPDFSLLMLYSVLDTGNFFVINGSPVDVWAAEIYSKNHAKYQLRKENGFLQDDILVAVVGSSFFYDELSWDYAVAMHDIGPLLMKYARRNNVGGSFKFVFLCGNSTDGYNNVLQEVASRLGLLKGSMRHYGLNNDVNSVLLMADIVLYGSSQVEQGFPSLIIRAMTFGIPVIIPDFPIIKKHKHNPEDLMRAFSLFISNGRLSKFSRTVALSGRLLAKNMLASDCVTGYARLLENVLNFPSDALLPGPISQLQQASWEWNLFREEMERGIGDIPNVQQGDYSYRNSSVYVLEKEFANLVDSMNLSENENQSWAQDSLTEGDWDVLRDLENFEEYESLERQELEERIDSDIGVWDDIYRKARKSEKLKFEANERDEGELERTGQPVCIYEIYGGAGAWPFLHHGSLYRGLSLSTAARRLKSDDVDAVGRLPLLNCTYYQDILCEIGGMFSIANRVDSIHKRPWIGFQSWRAAGRKVSLSVRAEKVLEETLLETKSDVMYFWAHLDMDGGFAGSYNELTFWSLCDILNGGYCRAAFEDAFRKMYDLPSHIEALPPMPVDGGLWSALHSWVMPTPSFLEFMMFSRMFVDSLDALHTNSGEPNMCLLSSSNLEKKHCYCRVMELLVNVWAYHSGRKMVYLEPLSGSLAEQHPVNQRSRYRWGKYFNFTFLKTMDEDLAEAADDGDHPREKWLWPLTGEVHWQGIYEREREERYRLKMDKKRKTKEKLFERLRHGYRQASLGRKKSV from the exons GATGGTTCTTCAGAGCTCGATCGCGTCTGTGTTTGGGAGTGAGGTGAGACGGCCGGTCAGAGAAGCTGTGAAGTTTGGTACTCGTTTGAGATTCGTGCCGCGTCCTGGTTTACATGGTGTTGGGCTTGATAGGTTGCGCGCCCAGCGGAGAAATGGAGTCCGTCCACCGCGAATTGGTCTT ATCTTAGGAAACATGACAAAAGATCCACAGTCACTGATGTTGATTACTGTGGTGAAGAATCTACAGAGACTTGGGTATGTGTTTAAG ATCTATGCTGTGGAGAATGGAACATCACACTCAATGTGGGAGCAGATAGGTGGTCAAATTTCTATCTTAGATCCAGAGCAGTCTGGCCATATTGATTGGTCTAT TTTTGAAGGTATTATTGCTGATTCTCTTGAAGCAAAAGAAGCCATATCCAG CCTTATGCAGGAGCCTTTTCATTCAATACCACTCATATGGGTAATCCAGGAAGATGCACTGGCAAACCGTCTACCAGTGTACGTGGAAAAAGGCTCAAAGCATCTTCTTTCGGATTGGAAAAGTACTTTTAGCAGGGCTAGTGTTGTTGTGTTTCCAGATTTTAGTCTGCTG ATGTTATATAGTGTGCTTGACACTGGAAACTTCTTTGTGATTAACGGATCACCAGTCGACGTGTGGGCTGCAGAGATCTACAGTAAAAACCATGCAAAATATCAATTAAGGAAGGAAAATGGATTTCTTCAAGATGATATATTAGTTGCAGTTGTTGGAAGTTCCTTCTTCTATGATGAGCTATCCTGGGACTATGCTGTGGCAATGCATGATATAGGACCTCTGCTAATGAAATATGCAAGGAGAAACAATGTGGGAGGatcatttaaatttgttttcttatgCGGCAATTCCACTGATGGCTATAACAATGTTCTACAG GAAGTTGCCTCACGTCTAGGACTATTGAAAGGTTCTATGAGGCATTATGGGCTGAATAATGATGTCAACAGTGTGCTGCTGATGGCTGACATTGTTCTCTATGGTTCTTCCCAAGTTGAACAGGGTTTTCCTTCATTGATTATTCGTGCCATGACTTTTGGAATCCCTGTCATTATACCTGATTTTCCTATCATTAAAAAACAT AAACATAATCCTGAGGATTTGATGAGGGCTTTCTCACTTTTCATATCAAATGGGAGGCTTTCTAAGTTTTCTAGAACTGTTGCTTTATCTGGAAGACTACTTGCTAAGAATATGCTGGCGTCAGATTGCGTAACTGGTTATGCACGGCTTCTGGAGAATGTACTCAATTTTCCTTCAGATGCCTTGTTGCCAGGTCCTATCTCACAACTTCAGCAGGCTTCATGGGAGTGGAACTTGTTTAGGGAAGAAATGGAGCGTGGAATAGGTGACATACCAAATGTGCAGCAGGGGGATTATTCATATAGAAATTCCAGTGTTTATgtccttgagaaagaatttgCCAATCTTGTTGATTCAATGAACTTGtcagaaaatgaaaatcaaagttGGGCACAAGATTCCTTGACTGAAGGAGATTGGGATGTTTTAAGggatttagaaaattttgaagaatatgAGAGTCTAGAGAGGCAGGAG CTTGAAGAAAGAATAGACAGTGACATTGGAGTGTGGGATGATATATATCGTAAAgctcgaaaatctgaaaagctTAAGTTTGAAGCTAATGAAAGGGATGAGGGAGAGCTAGAAAGGACAGGGCAGCCAGTATGCATTTATGAAATATATGGTGGTGCTGGGGCCTGGCCATTTTTGCACCACGGTTCCTTGTATCGTGGTTTAAGTCTT TCTACAGCAGCTCGAAGGttaaaatcagatgatgtggatgCAGTTGGCCGGCTTCCTCTTTTGAATTGTACTTACTACCAGGACATTCTCTGTGAGATTGGAGGAATGTTTTCTATTGCAAATAGAGTGGATAGCATCCACAAGAGACCTTGGATTGGGTTTCAGTCATGGCGTGCAGCTGGTAGAAAG GTTTCATTGTCCGTGAGAGCTGAAAAAGTTCTGGAAGAAACATTACTGGAAACGAAAAGCGATGTTATGTATTTTTGGGCACACCTGGACATGGATGGTGGATTTGCAGGAAGTTATAATGAGCTCACTTTTTGGTCATTGTGTGACATCCTAAATGGAGGATATTGCAG AGCTGCTTTTGAAGATGCCTTCCGAAAGATGTATGACTTACCATCACACATTGAAGCTCTCCCTCCGATGCCAGTGGATGGTGGTCTCTGGTCTGCCCTTCATAGCTGGGTGATGCCAACTCCTTCCTTTTTAGAGTTCATGATGTTTTCAAG GATGTTTGTTGATTCTCTTGACGCCCTGCATACCAATTCTGGTGAACCGAATATGTGTTTGTTGAGTTCCTCTAACCTTGAG AAAAAACACTGTTATTGTCGGGTAATGGAACTTCTTGTCAATGTATGGGCTTATCACAGTGGACGAAAGATGGTGTACTTGGAACCACTCTCTGGTTCTCTAGCAGAGCAGCATCCTGTCAATCAACGCAGTAGATACAGATggggaaaatattttaattttacatttttgaaGACTATGGATGAAGATCTTGCAGAGGCTGCAGATGATGGTGACCATCCAAGGGAGAAGTGGTTGTGGCCACTAACGGGGGAAGTGCATTGGCAAGGGATttatgaaagagagagagaagaaagataCCGGCTAAAGATGGACAAGAAGAGGAAAACAAAGGAGAAATTATTCGAAAGGTTGAGACACGGATACAGACAGGCGTCGCTTGGAAGAAAGAAATCtgtataa
- the LOC123192677 gene encoding uncharacterized protein LOC123192677 isoform X1, with product MGRASIPPDSDDGNAATNNTVTGLLSFHSIRDRLRFKRNPNHCQSKSQVKTAFHHYAPRNRQSNGTAAVNNRSNRKGLFSLFPFRGTYLLYFMMFLAVFGFAMASMVLQSSIASVFGSEVRRPVREAVKFGTRLRFVPRPGLHGVGLDRLRAQRRNGVRPPRIGLILGNMTKDPQSLMLITVVKNLQRLGYVFKIYAVENGTSHSMWEQIGGQISILDPEQSGHIDWSIFEGIIADSLEAKEAISSLMQEPFHSIPLIWVIQEDALANRLPVYVEKGSKHLLSDWKSTFSRASVVVFPDFSLLMLYSVLDTGNFFVINGSPVDVWAAEIYSKNHAKYQLRKENGFLQDDILVAVVGSSFFYDELSWDYAVAMHDIGPLLMKYARRNNVGGSFKFVFLCGNSTDGYNNVLQEVASRLGLLKGSMRHYGLNNDVNSVLLMADIVLYGSSQVEQGFPSLIIRAMTFGIPVIIPDFPIIKKHVIDGVNVMFYQKHNPEDLMRAFSLFISNGRLSKFSRTVALSGRLLAKNMLASDCVTGYARLLENVLNFPSDALLPGPISQLQQASWEWNLFREEMERGIGDIPNVQQGDYSYRNSSVYVLEKEFANLVDSMNLSENENQSWAQDSLTEGDWDVLRDLENFEEYESLERQELEERIDSDIGVWDDIYRKARKSEKLKFEANERDEGELERTGQPVCIYEIYGGAGAWPFLHHGSLYRGLSLSTAARRLKSDDVDAVGRLPLLNCTYYQDILCEIGGMFSIANRVDSIHKRPWIGFQSWRAAGRKVSLSVRAEKVLEETLLETKSDVMYFWAHLDMDGGFAGSYNELTFWSLCDILNGGYCRAAFEDAFRKMYDLPSHIEALPPMPVDGGLWSALHSWVMPTPSFLEFMMFSRMFVDSLDALHTNSGEPNMCLLSSSNLEKKHCYCRVMELLVNVWAYHSGRKMVYLEPLSGSLAEQHPVNQRSRYRWGKYFNFTFLKTMDEDLAEAADDGDHPREKWLWPLTGEVHWQGIYEREREERYRLKMDKKRKTKEKLFERLRHGYRQASLGRKKSV from the exons GATGGTTCTTCAGAGCTCGATCGCGTCTGTGTTTGGGAGTGAGGTGAGACGGCCGGTCAGAGAAGCTGTGAAGTTTGGTACTCGTTTGAGATTCGTGCCGCGTCCTGGTTTACATGGTGTTGGGCTTGATAGGTTGCGCGCCCAGCGGAGAAATGGAGTCCGTCCACCGCGAATTGGTCTT ATCTTAGGAAACATGACAAAAGATCCACAGTCACTGATGTTGATTACTGTGGTGAAGAATCTACAGAGACTTGGGTATGTGTTTAAG ATCTATGCTGTGGAGAATGGAACATCACACTCAATGTGGGAGCAGATAGGTGGTCAAATTTCTATCTTAGATCCAGAGCAGTCTGGCCATATTGATTGGTCTAT TTTTGAAGGTATTATTGCTGATTCTCTTGAAGCAAAAGAAGCCATATCCAG CCTTATGCAGGAGCCTTTTCATTCAATACCACTCATATGGGTAATCCAGGAAGATGCACTGGCAAACCGTCTACCAGTGTACGTGGAAAAAGGCTCAAAGCATCTTCTTTCGGATTGGAAAAGTACTTTTAGCAGGGCTAGTGTTGTTGTGTTTCCAGATTTTAGTCTGCTG ATGTTATATAGTGTGCTTGACACTGGAAACTTCTTTGTGATTAACGGATCACCAGTCGACGTGTGGGCTGCAGAGATCTACAGTAAAAACCATGCAAAATATCAATTAAGGAAGGAAAATGGATTTCTTCAAGATGATATATTAGTTGCAGTTGTTGGAAGTTCCTTCTTCTATGATGAGCTATCCTGGGACTATGCTGTGGCAATGCATGATATAGGACCTCTGCTAATGAAATATGCAAGGAGAAACAATGTGGGAGGatcatttaaatttgttttcttatgCGGCAATTCCACTGATGGCTATAACAATGTTCTACAG GAAGTTGCCTCACGTCTAGGACTATTGAAAGGTTCTATGAGGCATTATGGGCTGAATAATGATGTCAACAGTGTGCTGCTGATGGCTGACATTGTTCTCTATGGTTCTTCCCAAGTTGAACAGGGTTTTCCTTCATTGATTATTCGTGCCATGACTTTTGGAATCCCTGTCATTATACCTGATTTTCCTATCATTAAAAAACAT gttattgatggtgtcaatgTGATGTTTTATCAGAAACATAATCCTGAGGATTTGATGAGGGCTTTCTCACTTTTCATATCAAATGGGAGGCTTTCTAAGTTTTCTAGAACTGTTGCTTTATCTGGAAGACTACTTGCTAAGAATATGCTGGCGTCAGATTGCGTAACTGGTTATGCACGGCTTCTGGAGAATGTACTCAATTTTCCTTCAGATGCCTTGTTGCCAGGTCCTATCTCACAACTTCAGCAGGCTTCATGGGAGTGGAACTTGTTTAGGGAAGAAATGGAGCGTGGAATAGGTGACATACCAAATGTGCAGCAGGGGGATTATTCATATAGAAATTCCAGTGTTTATgtccttgagaaagaatttgCCAATCTTGTTGATTCAATGAACTTGtcagaaaatgaaaatcaaagttGGGCACAAGATTCCTTGACTGAAGGAGATTGGGATGTTTTAAGggatttagaaaattttgaagaatatgAGAGTCTAGAGAGGCAGGAG CTTGAAGAAAGAATAGACAGTGACATTGGAGTGTGGGATGATATATATCGTAAAgctcgaaaatctgaaaagctTAAGTTTGAAGCTAATGAAAGGGATGAGGGAGAGCTAGAAAGGACAGGGCAGCCAGTATGCATTTATGAAATATATGGTGGTGCTGGGGCCTGGCCATTTTTGCACCACGGTTCCTTGTATCGTGGTTTAAGTCTT TCTACAGCAGCTCGAAGGttaaaatcagatgatgtggatgCAGTTGGCCGGCTTCCTCTTTTGAATTGTACTTACTACCAGGACATTCTCTGTGAGATTGGAGGAATGTTTTCTATTGCAAATAGAGTGGATAGCATCCACAAGAGACCTTGGATTGGGTTTCAGTCATGGCGTGCAGCTGGTAGAAAG GTTTCATTGTCCGTGAGAGCTGAAAAAGTTCTGGAAGAAACATTACTGGAAACGAAAAGCGATGTTATGTATTTTTGGGCACACCTGGACATGGATGGTGGATTTGCAGGAAGTTATAATGAGCTCACTTTTTGGTCATTGTGTGACATCCTAAATGGAGGATATTGCAG AGCTGCTTTTGAAGATGCCTTCCGAAAGATGTATGACTTACCATCACACATTGAAGCTCTCCCTCCGATGCCAGTGGATGGTGGTCTCTGGTCTGCCCTTCATAGCTGGGTGATGCCAACTCCTTCCTTTTTAGAGTTCATGATGTTTTCAAG GATGTTTGTTGATTCTCTTGACGCCCTGCATACCAATTCTGGTGAACCGAATATGTGTTTGTTGAGTTCCTCTAACCTTGAG AAAAAACACTGTTATTGTCGGGTAATGGAACTTCTTGTCAATGTATGGGCTTATCACAGTGGACGAAAGATGGTGTACTTGGAACCACTCTCTGGTTCTCTAGCAGAGCAGCATCCTGTCAATCAACGCAGTAGATACAGATggggaaaatattttaattttacatttttgaaGACTATGGATGAAGATCTTGCAGAGGCTGCAGATGATGGTGACCATCCAAGGGAGAAGTGGTTGTGGCCACTAACGGGGGAAGTGCATTGGCAAGGGATttatgaaagagagagagaagaaagataCCGGCTAAAGATGGACAAGAAGAGGAAAACAAAGGAGAAATTATTCGAAAGGTTGAGACACGGATACAGACAGGCGTCGCTTGGAAGAAAGAAATCtgtataa